A genome region from Pan troglodytes isolate AG18354 chromosome 3, NHGRI_mPanTro3-v2.0_pri, whole genome shotgun sequence includes the following:
- the LOC129143782 gene encoding PSME3-interacting protein, whose amino-acid sequence MDGGDDGNLVIKKRFVSEAELDERCKRRQEEWEKVRKPEDSEECPEEVYDPRPLYERLQEQKDRKQQEYEEQFKFKNMVRGLDEDETNFLDEVSRQQELIEKQQTKEELKELKEYRNNLKKVGISQENKKEVEKKPTVKPLETKNKFSQVKLLAGAVKRKSSESDNSVKRLKPDPEPDDKNQEPSSCKSLRNTSLSGPSIHCPSAAVCISILPGLGAYSGSSDSESSADSEGTINATGKIVSSIFQTNTFLEAPSFSVLTQGAPPQ is encoded by the coding sequence ATGGATGGAGGGGATGATGGTAACCTTGTTATCAAAAAGAGGTTTGTGTCTGAGGCAGAACTAGATGAACGGTGCAAAAGGAGGCaagaagaatgggagaaagttcgAAAACCTGAAGATTCAGAAGAATGTCCAGAGGAGGTTTATGACCCTCGACCTCTATATGAAAGGCTACAGGAACAGAAGGACAGGAAGCAGCAGGAGTATGAGGAACAGTTCAAATTCAAAAACATGGTAAGAGGCTTAGATGAAGATGAGACCAACTTCCTTGATGAGGTTTCTCGACAGCAGGAACTAATagaaaagcaacaaacaaaagaagaactGAAAGAACTGAAGGAATACAGAAATAACCTCAAGAAGGTTGGAATTTCTCAAGAGAACAAGAAGGAAGTGGAAAAGAAACCGACTGTGAAGCCCTTAGAAACCAAGAACAAGTTCTCCCAGGTGAAGCTGTTGGCAGGAGCTGTGAAGCGTAAGAGCTCAGAGAGTGACAACAGTGTAAAAAGACTGAAACCGGACCCTGAGCCAGATGACAAGAATCAAGAGCCCTCATCCTGCAAGTCTCTCAGAAACACCTCCCTGAGTGGCCCCTCCATCCACTGCCCCTCTGCTGCAGTCTGTATCAGCATCCTCCCAGGCCTGGGCGCCTACTCTGGGAGCAGCGACTCTGAGTCCAGCGCAGACAGTGAAGGCACCATCAATGCCACCGGAAAGATTGTCTCCTCTATCTTCCAAACCAATACCTTCCTTGAGGCCCCTAGTTTCTCTGTCCTTACACAGGGAGCTCCTCCCCAGTAG